The genomic stretch GCCGGGGCGGCCCGGCGCGGTTTAGATCACTCGCTTCGCTCGCCACCTGCGGCGGAGCGTCAGCCCTTGTCTTGCACGAGCTGCGTCAGATCGGCAATTCGGTTGCTGTAGCCCCACTCGTTGTCGTACCAGCTGAAGAACTTCACCAGGCTGCCCATCGCCATGGTCAGGCCGCCGTCGATGATCGCGCTGTGCGGGTTGCCCACGATGTCCTGCAGCACGATGGGGTCCTCGGTGTACTCGATGATGCCCTTGTGGCTGCCCTCGGCGGCGTTGCGGAAGACCGTGTTGACTTCCTCGGCGGTCACGTCGCGGCCCAGGATCACGACCACGTCGCTGATCGAGCCGACCGGCGTGGGCACGCGCAGCGAGGTGCCGTCAAACTTGCCCTTCAGGGCGGGGTAGACCTGCGACACGGCCTTGGCGGCCCCGGTGCTGGTCGGGATGATGTTCACGGCGGCGGCGCGGGCGCGGCGCAGGTCGCTGTGCGGCAGGTCGAGCACGCGCTGGTCGTTGGTGTACGAGTGCACGGTGGTCATGATCGCCTTCTCGATGCCGAAGGCCTCGTCGAGGAGCTTCATGGGCGCGCCCAGGCTGTTCGTGGTGCAGCTCGCGTTGCTGATGATGTGGTGCTTGGCGGGGTCGTAGTCCTGCTCGTTCACGCCGAGCACGATGCTGATGTCCTCGTTCTTGGCCGGCGCGGTGATGATGACCTTCTTCGCGCCGCCCTCGATGTGCTTGCCCGCGCCCTCGCGCGAGGTGAAGATCCCGGTGGACTCGATGACGATGTCCACACCCATCTCGCCCCACTTGATGGCGGCGGGATCGCGTTCGGCCAGTGCGTGGATCTTCTTGCCGTTCACCGTCAGGGACGCGTCGTCGTACTCGACGGTGCCGTTGAAGCGTCCGGCCGTGCTGTCGTACTTGAGGAGGGTGGCGAGGGTCTTGTTGTCCGTGAGGTCGTTGATGGCGACCACCTCGACGCCGCGCGCTTCGAGCACGCGGAACACCAGTCGACCGATGCGGCCGAAGCCGTTGATGCCTACTTTCATGCGTCCCTCCAGTCCTGGGGCCTCTCCACGTCGGAAAGCCTTACCCCGCGTGCCCCAGTCTACGCGCAAAGGCTGATGCCAGGTTCGTGTCAACAGGACACCAACCTAGACCGAAGACTGGATCAGCCCGGATCGCTGTACTGGTCATCGAGACCGCCGCTGATCGAGTAGAAAGTCATATGAGACACAAAGTTCACGATCTGGCGTAATCGTGAATATATTCACTTACACTGCATCTAACTCTGGGTTCAGTGGCCGGTGGCGGGGAAATGCCCAGACCTCCCACCGCCTCCGGAGACCACCGCGCCATACTGACCCCATGAGCGACACCCTCCTGGTCATGAAGTACGGCGGCACCAACATGCAGGACGCCCGGGCGATCCGCCACAGCGCGACCCTGGCGGCCCGCAGTATTCAGGAGGGCATCCGGGTGGTGGTCGTGGTGTCCGCCATGGCCGGTGTGACCAACCAGCTGCTCCAGATCGCCGATGCCGCCCAGGCCGGTGATATCGCCCGAGCGAACGATGAGATCGCCGCCATGCGCACCCGGCACTTCACGGCTGCCCAGGAACTCGGTGCGGCCCCGGACAGCGACACCGTGCGCGAACTGCGCGAGATGCACGAGACCCTGCGCCAGGCGGTGTACGGCGTGTATCTGCTGCGCGAACTCACGCCGCGCAGCCGTGACCTGATCGTCGCCTTCGGGGAGCGGCTGTCGGCCCCCCTCATGAAGCTCGCGCTGGAGCAGCTCGGACAGCGGGCCCACCACCTCACCGGCGGCGAGGCCGGGATCGTGACCGACACCCATTTCGGCAATGCGCGGCCGCTGCCCGGGACATACGGGCGCATCAAGGATCGCCTGAGCGGGCTGCTGGGTGCAGGTGTGACCCCGGTCGTCTCGGGCTTCATGGGGGAGACCGAGAAAGGTGCGATCACCACCCTGGGGCGCGGCGGTACGGACTTCAGCGCGACCATCATCGGCAAGGCCCTGTCTGCCACCGAGGTCTGGGGCTGGAAGGACGTGGACGGTGTCATGAGTGCCGATCCCAGGGTCGTGAAGGACGCCCGCAACATCGATGTCCTGAGTTACGGCGAGGTCATGGAGCTGGCGTACTTCGGTGCGAAGGTGCTGCACCCCCTGGCGGTCACGCCCCTGCAGGACAGCGGCATTCCGCTGCGGCTGAAGAACTCCTCTGACCCGGACTTCGCCGGGACGCTCGTGCAGGCCGAACCGCGCGACGAGGCCGGGCACCCGGTCAAGGCCGTGACTGCCATCCGCAACGTCAGCATCATCAATGTCAGCGGAGCCGGCGTGCTGGGCATCCCCGAGGTGATCGCCAGCGTGTTCGACGCGATCGCCCGCGAGAACGTCACCCTGCTGATGGTGTCGCAGAGTTCCAGCATGAGCAACGTGTCGCTGGCTGTGCAGACCGTGGATGCCGAGCGCACCCTGAACGCCCTGCGCGCCGGCGTGAGCCTGGAACTGCAGGTCGAGCAGCAGGACAACGTGGCCGTCCTGGCGATCGTGGGCAGCGGCATGCGCGGTCAGAAGGGCGTGTCGGCCCCCGCTCACGTGGACGATGCGACGCGCTCGGTGCACGCGGCCTTCAGCCTGGGCACTGCGGTCAGCGCTGGTTGACCACGGCGTTCCCTTCCGGCGAGGTCGTGTGGTGCGGACTCGCCGGGGCATCGGGGGCGGCCAGCACGGTCCAGCGTCGGCGCACGACCAGATACAGTCCGACCACCCACGCCACGCTGCTCAGAAAGCCGACCATGACGTCCGTGGGATAGTGCACCCCCAGATAGTTGCGGCTGGCCCCGATGACCAGCGCCCATGCCACGCCCAGCAGCATGACCGGCCAGCCCCAGCGGCCCTTCCAGAACACGAGTCCCAGCGCGATCCCGAAGGCGGCATTCGCCATGGCGTGCCCGCTGGGAAATGAATAGCCGGGCTCGGTCAGCACCGCGCCCAGTTCCTCGGGCCGGGGGCGCTGGAACGAGATCTTGGCCAGCCCGTTCAGCAGCGTCGCGCCGGCCACGGCCAGGATCAGAAACCACGCGTGGGCGCGGCTGCGGTAGCGGGCCAGCAGCAGTGCGACCGCCGCCGTCACGACCGGCAGCACCCGGATGCCGCCCAGCAGCGCCAGCGTCTCGGCCGCCCGTGTGAGTTCCGGTGTCCGGTGCGCGACATACCACGACAGAATCGCGCGATCCCAGGCGTAGCCGCCGTCGTCGAAGATCTCCTCGGTGACGTGGGCGATCAGCACCAGCGGCCCCAGCACTCCGAGCAGCACCACCAGCACCAGCCGCCAGTGCACGCGGAGAAGAGGCAGCAGTTCGGAGCGGAGCTGACGGATCATCCGGTCATTACACTCCACCCCGTCCGGTCATGACTTGCGCCTTCTTTCACGCTCCGTGCGCGGCCCGGTGCGTCTGGCTCAGTGGTTCTAGGCCACCCGGCTCAGTCGGCGGTGAGCCACCCCGCGCATGTGCGTCAGGGGGGTGACAGCGCACCATAGGAACACGAGAGAGGGCCGAGCAAGGATGCCACAGGGGCAGCGGCTTCACCCGGAGACCACCGTGAATCTCAATGCCCACCTGTACCACGCCCAGCACCGACCCGAGTACCTCCGCGAGGAAGCCCGCCGCGACCACCTGGCCCGTCTGGCCCGCAAGGCCCGCCCCGCCGCTCCCGCCCGCCCGGCGTTCGACCTGCGCCGCCTGCTGGTTCGACTGCACCTCGCATGACCATCCGCTGCACCCCACACCACCGCCTGCGATAAGTCGCAGGCGGCTTTGCTTGTGGTGGAGCGGCTGAGGCGGCAGAGGGACGCGGCAGCAGGGGAGACGCCACGTTCCATGACCCTGCACCTACTCGCTGACCGGCACCATGTTCGCCTCGCGCTGCGCCAGGAAGGTCTTGACGCTCTGCGCCGCCCGGCCCGTCATGCCCGGAACGGCCGCGATCTGATCCACGCTGGCCGACGCGAGATCTTCCAGGCTGGTGAAGTGTTCCAGCAGCGCGTCCCGCCGTTTCTGCCCGATCCCCGGCAGGTCGTCGAACACGCTGCGGAGCATCAGGTCGCCGCGCAGCTTGCGGTGGTACGTGATCGCGTACTGGTGCACCTCGTCGCGCACCGCGATCAGCATCCGCAGGGCGGGATGGGTGTGGGGCAGCAGCAGTTCCCGGTTCACGCCGATCTCGCTGCCCGACTCCAGCCACCACTGTGCTCCGAAGCGGCCCGGCAGGATCAGCCGCTCCTCGCGCTTGGCGAGACCCACGACCGGCACCTGCACCCCTGCCTCGTTCAGCGCGTCCAGCGCGGCGTTC from Deinococcus sp. AB2017081 encodes the following:
- the gap gene encoding type I glyceraldehyde-3-phosphate dehydrogenase, which produces MKVGINGFGRIGRLVFRVLEARGVEVVAINDLTDNKTLATLLKYDSTAGRFNGTVEYDDASLTVNGKKIHALAERDPAAIKWGEMGVDIVIESTGIFTSREGAGKHIEGGAKKVIITAPAKNEDISIVLGVNEQDYDPAKHHIISNASCTTNSLGAPMKLLDEAFGIEKAIMTTVHSYTNDQRVLDLPHSDLRRARAAAVNIIPTSTGAAKAVSQVYPALKGKFDGTSLRVPTPVGSISDVVVILGRDVTAEEVNTVFRNAAEGSHKGIIEYTEDPIVLQDIVGNPHSAIIDGGLTMAMGSLVKFFSWYDNEWGYSNRIADLTQLVQDKG
- a CDS encoding aspartate kinase; translated protein: MSDTLLVMKYGGTNMQDARAIRHSATLAARSIQEGIRVVVVVSAMAGVTNQLLQIADAAQAGDIARANDEIAAMRTRHFTAAQELGAAPDSDTVRELREMHETLRQAVYGVYLLRELTPRSRDLIVAFGERLSAPLMKLALEQLGQRAHHLTGGEAGIVTDTHFGNARPLPGTYGRIKDRLSGLLGAGVTPVVSGFMGETEKGAITTLGRGGTDFSATIIGKALSATEVWGWKDVDGVMSADPRVVKDARNIDVLSYGEVMELAYFGAKVLHPLAVTPLQDSGIPLRLKNSSDPDFAGTLVQAEPRDEAGHPVKAVTAIRNVSIINVSGAGVLGIPEVIASVFDAIARENVTLLMVSQSSSMSNVSLAVQTVDAERTLNALRAGVSLELQVEQQDNVAVLAIVGSGMRGQKGVSAPAHVDDATRSVHAAFSLGTAVSAG
- a CDS encoding phosphatase PAP2 family protein, with the protein product MIRQLRSELLPLLRVHWRLVLVVLLGVLGPLVLIAHVTEEIFDDGGYAWDRAILSWYVAHRTPELTRAAETLALLGGIRVLPVVTAAVALLLARYRSRAHAWFLILAVAGATLLNGLAKISFQRPRPEELGAVLTEPGYSFPSGHAMANAAFGIALGLVFWKGRWGWPVMLLGVAWALVIGASRNYLGVHYPTDVMVGFLSSVAWVVGLYLVVRRRWTVLAAPDAPASPHHTTSPEGNAVVNQR